A part of Thermotoga petrophila RKU-1 genomic DNA contains:
- a CDS encoding YicC/YloC family endoribonuclease, with protein sequence MIKSMTGFGRVEKVSGPYQFRVEMKSLNSKGLNIINQLPGYLSMKEIELNNLVQEYVSRGKVQTRVQVKFLEPPKVLEIDKNVVRAYYSMLDEIVGELSLPEPVKLSDLLNFREVFRIELSDEEIENIWNHLVLILREALEKLVEERKKEGQKIGADLKRILEDLSSRVEEIEKISDQLPALYREKIKEEVEKILPQDVSVKEDILENHVAFMATKADIREEITRLRSHIKRALELIESDEPVGMNLDFLGQEMLRELNTILSKSISGEITSLALEGKVLVSQFREQIQNVE encoded by the coding sequence GTGATAAAAAGCATGACCGGCTTCGGCAGAGTTGAAAAGGTGTCTGGTCCCTATCAGTTCAGAGTCGAGATGAAGTCTTTGAATTCGAAAGGCCTGAACATCATAAACCAGCTGCCCGGGTATCTTTCCATGAAAGAGATAGAGCTGAACAACCTCGTTCAGGAGTACGTGAGCAGAGGAAAAGTCCAAACTCGAGTTCAGGTGAAGTTCCTGGAACCTCCCAAGGTGCTCGAAATAGACAAAAACGTTGTCAGGGCGTATTATTCGATGCTCGATGAGATAGTCGGGGAACTTTCTCTTCCTGAACCTGTGAAACTCTCAGACCTTCTGAACTTCAGAGAGGTCTTTCGAATAGAGCTTTCAGACGAGGAAATAGAAAATATCTGGAACCATCTGGTTCTCATTCTCAGAGAGGCCTTGGAAAAGCTCGTTGAGGAAAGAAAAAAAGAGGGTCAAAAAATAGGTGCGGATCTGAAGAGGATTTTGGAAGACCTTTCGTCTCGAGTTGAAGAAATAGAAAAAATCTCTGATCAGCTTCCTGCACTTTACCGTGAAAAGATAAAGGAAGAAGTGGAGAAGATCCTTCCACAGGATGTCTCCGTGAAAGAAGACATTCTGGAGAATCACGTGGCTTTCATGGCCACCAAAGCCGACATAAGAGAAGAGATCACCCGGCTCAGAAGTCACATAAAAAGAGCTCTTGAGCTAATAGAAAGTGACGAGCCGGTCGGAATGAATCTGGATTTTCTCGGTCAGGAGATGTTGAGGGAGTTGAACACAATCCTTTCCAAGTCTATCTCCGGTGAGATAACCAGCCTTGCTCTCGAGGGGAAGGTACTGGTTTCTCAGTTCAGGGAGCAGATTCAGAACGTTGAGTGA
- a CDS encoding cysteine desulfurase family protein: protein MRVYFDNNATTRVDDRVLEEMIVFYREKYGNPNSAHGMGIEANLHMEKAREKVAKVLGVSPSEIFFTSCATESINWILKTVAETFEKRKRTIITTLIEHKAVLETMKYLSMKGFKVKYVPVDSRGVVKLEELEKLVDEDTFLVSIMAANNEVGTIQPVEDVTRIVKKKNKEALVHVDAVQTIGKIPFSLEKLEVDYASFSAHKFHGPKGVGITYIRKGVPIRPLIHGGGQERGLRSGTQNVPGIVGAARAMEIAVEELSEAAKHMEKLRSKLVSGLMNLGAHIITPLEISLPNTLSVSFPNIRGSTLQNLLSGYGIYVSTSSACTSKDERLSHVLDAMGVDRRIAQGAIRISLCKYNTEEEVDYFLKKIEEILSFLDLTGNNRR, encoded by the coding sequence ATGAGGGTTTATTTTGACAACAACGCAACGACGAGGGTGGACGATCGGGTTCTCGAAGAGATGATTGTTTTCTACCGCGAAAAGTATGGAAATCCCAATTCTGCTCACGGCATGGGTATAGAGGCGAATTTACACATGGAAAAAGCGAGAGAAAAGGTGGCAAAGGTACTCGGTGTCTCACCTTCAGAAATATTCTTCACCTCCTGTGCAACGGAGTCGATAAACTGGATTCTCAAAACGGTCGCTGAGACGTTCGAAAAAAGAAAAAGAACCATCATCACAACTCTCATAGAGCACAAAGCCGTTCTCGAAACGATGAAATATCTATCGATGAAAGGTTTCAAAGTGAAGTACGTTCCCGTTGATTCCAGAGGTGTTGTGAAACTGGAAGAACTGGAAAAACTTGTAGATGAGGACACGTTCCTTGTCAGCATCATGGCTGCGAACAACGAGGTGGGAACTATCCAGCCCGTTGAAGATGTGACTAGGATAGTGAAGAAAAAGAACAAAGAGGCCCTCGTTCATGTCGATGCCGTTCAGACGATAGGGAAAATTCCATTTTCCCTCGAGAAACTGGAAGTGGACTACGCGAGTTTCAGCGCGCACAAATTTCACGGACCGAAAGGCGTTGGAATAACCTACATCAGGAAGGGAGTTCCTATCAGACCCCTCATACACGGCGGTGGACAGGAAAGAGGGCTCAGATCTGGAACGCAGAATGTTCCGGGAATCGTCGGAGCAGCCCGCGCTATGGAAATTGCCGTTGAAGAGCTGAGCGAAGCAGCAAAACACATGGAAAAGCTCAGAAGCAAACTCGTATCGGGTCTGATGAACCTGGGAGCCCACATCATAACTCCCCTGGAGATATCCCTTCCCAACACCCTCTCCGTCTCTTTTCCGAACATCAGAGGTTCCACTCTTCAGAATCTTCTCTCCGGCTATGGTATTTACGTTTCAACCTCATCGGCCTGCACCAGCAAGGACGAAAGATTGAGCCATGTCCTGGATGCGATGGGGGTAGACAGGAGAATTGCCCAGGGAGCCATCAGAATCAGCCTCTGCAAATACAACACGGAGGAAGAAGTGGATTACTTCCTCAAGAAAATCGAAGAAATTCTCAGTTTTCTGGATTTAACTGGAAATAATCGCCGATAA
- a CDS encoding lysophospholipid acyltransferase family protein, whose translation MRKIRDLLLTLYFYFIATVYIVFYGGFVLFRSFLMRDREKARKYVLKEIEKFGKRAFTWLFSDVVVEGSENIPKDRNFIVVANHQSLMDIPLILGFVATGAFIAKEELRKIPGVNWYIRYLNGVFLDRKNPRRAVKALREAIEKLKNGVTFIVFPEGTRSPDGKVLPFKKDSLMIAVKTGVPVLPVSIWGTYHLIPKGRWTFTPGKVFLKIHEPVDPKGFSSEEELRKYVEEVVKRGVEELKARWSK comes from the coding sequence GTGAGAAAAATCAGAGATCTTCTGCTGACGCTGTACTTCTACTTCATAGCCACCGTATACATTGTTTTTTACGGGGGATTCGTACTTTTCAGATCATTTTTAATGAGAGACCGTGAAAAAGCCAGAAAGTACGTTTTGAAGGAGATAGAAAAATTCGGGAAAAGAGCCTTCACATGGCTTTTTTCTGATGTGGTAGTTGAAGGCAGCGAAAATATTCCGAAGGACAGAAATTTCATAGTGGTTGCGAATCATCAGAGCCTTATGGATATCCCGTTGATCCTCGGCTTCGTTGCCACAGGCGCGTTCATAGCGAAGGAAGAACTGAGAAAAATTCCGGGGGTGAACTGGTACATAAGATATCTGAACGGTGTATTTCTTGACAGGAAAAATCCGAGGAGAGCGGTGAAAGCACTCAGGGAAGCTATTGAAAAGCTCAAAAACGGAGTTACCTTCATCGTCTTTCCGGAGGGAACGAGATCACCGGACGGAAAGGTTCTTCCTTTCAAAAAAGACAGCCTCATGATCGCTGTGAAGACCGGTGTTCCAGTTCTTCCCGTTTCCATCTGGGGAACTTATCATCTGATTCCAAAGGGAAGATGGACGTTCACTCCTGGGAAGGTCTTTCTCAAGATACACGAGCCGGTCGATCCGAAAGGGTTTTCGAGCGAGGAAGAACTCAGAAAATACGTGGAAGAGGTCGTGAAAAGGGGAGTTGAAGAGTTAAAAGCGAGGTGGTCGAAATGA
- the thiI gene encoding tRNA uracil 4-sulfurtransferase ThiI, which produces MRVYIVRYSEIGLKGKNRKDFEEALRRNIERVTGMKVKRQWGRFLIPIDENVTLDDKLKKIFGIQNFSKGFLVSHDFEEVKKYSLIAVKEKLEKGNYRTFKVQAKKTYKEYKKSIYEINSELGALILKNFKELSVDVHNPDFVLGVEVRPEGVLIFTDRVECYGGLPVGTGGKAVLLLSGGIDSPVAGWYALKRGVLIESVTFVSPPFTSEGAVEKVRDILRVLREFSGGHPLRLHIVNLTKLQLEVKKNVPDKYSLIMYRRSMFRIAEKIAEETGAVAFYTGENIGQVASQTLENLWSIESVTTRPVIRPLSGFDKTEIVEKAKEIGTYEISIKPYQDSCVFFAPKNPATRSHPSILEKLEQQVPDLPVLEEEAFTSRKVEVIE; this is translated from the coding sequence TTGAGAGTTTACATAGTGAGATATTCCGAGATAGGTCTCAAAGGAAAGAACAGAAAAGATTTTGAAGAAGCTCTTAGAAGAAACATCGAGAGAGTAACCGGAATGAAGGTGAAGAGACAGTGGGGAAGATTTCTCATTCCAATAGATGAAAACGTAACACTCGATGACAAGCTGAAGAAAATCTTTGGAATTCAGAATTTCAGCAAAGGATTTCTGGTGAGTCACGATTTCGAGGAAGTGAAGAAATATTCACTGATCGCGGTGAAAGAAAAGCTGGAAAAAGGAAATTACAGAACTTTCAAGGTGCAGGCCAAAAAGACCTACAAGGAATACAAAAAAAGTATATACGAAATAAACAGTGAGCTCGGTGCCTTGATACTCAAAAACTTCAAGGAACTTTCCGTTGATGTACACAATCCGGATTTTGTTCTCGGGGTGGAAGTGAGACCGGAAGGGGTTCTGATTTTCACAGACAGGGTGGAGTGCTACGGTGGACTTCCCGTGGGAACGGGAGGAAAAGCGGTTCTTCTTCTCTCTGGAGGAATAGACAGTCCTGTGGCAGGCTGGTACGCACTGAAAAGAGGAGTTCTCATAGAGTCCGTCACGTTCGTGTCTCCTCCGTTTACATCGGAGGGGGCCGTGGAAAAAGTGAGAGACATATTGAGAGTTCTCAGGGAGTTCAGTGGAGGTCATCCCTTGAGATTGCACATTGTGAATCTCACAAAGCTGCAGCTTGAGGTCAAAAAGAACGTACCGGACAAATACTCGCTGATCATGTACAGAAGGTCCATGTTCAGAATAGCGGAAAAAATAGCAGAGGAAACCGGTGCGGTTGCTTTTTACACGGGGGAGAACATAGGACAGGTGGCGAGCCAGACGCTGGAAAACCTCTGGTCTATAGAGAGCGTGACTACAAGACCCGTGATAAGGCCTCTTTCCGGTTTCGACAAAACAGAGATCGTCGAAAAGGCGAAAGAGATCGGAACCTACGAGATCTCTATAAAGCCTTACCAGGACAGCTGCGTCTTCTTCGCCCCGAAAAATCCTGCAACGAGATCTCATCCCTCGATCCTCGAGAAGCTGGAACAGCAGGTTCCAGATCTTCCCGTTCTCGAAGAAGAAGCGTTCACCTCCAGAAAAGTCGAGGTGATAGAGTGA
- a CDS encoding tetratricopeptide repeat protein: MAEHIITLVLSGERLDVTTSTPFVVALRDLLYEGDWELLKEDMKKKENIMKEVQTCEKLEKVVHLDETVYEPLIFPEFQEWLREENITPKDFKNVSLKGLYDLALEYADRNLYDIAHDIIKFMLDIDENYAPAYELKGSLLVEQGKIEEGIKFLDKAVEIDPWLVQAYASLGEAYYNLGDYEKAIHYWERELEYNPNDKITYFMITEAYYEMNRKDLAVKALERLLEIDPDNIPALYQLSQLYRELGNEEKAREMEEKIMNCKPKYPTELEPWARVMLKHGRYKEVAEELEKIVESSPLNTLARLLLVVPYVKLGQIDKAREILDDIGQNNFWYYYGKKEVLDELLTEEEKRACGIS, from the coding sequence ATGGCAGAACATATAATAACACTTGTCTTATCTGGAGAAAGGCTGGATGTTACCACTTCAACGCCTTTTGTTGTGGCTCTCAGGGATCTCCTCTACGAAGGAGACTGGGAACTCTTAAAAGAAGATATGAAGAAAAAAGAAAACATAATGAAAGAAGTACAAACCTGCGAAAAACTGGAGAAGGTGGTTCATCTCGATGAGACCGTTTATGAACCTCTCATCTTTCCCGAATTTCAAGAATGGCTCAGAGAAGAGAACATAACCCCAAAAGATTTCAAAAATGTCTCTCTCAAGGGTCTGTACGATCTTGCGCTGGAGTACGCTGATCGAAACCTTTACGATATAGCGCATGATATCATAAAGTTCATGCTCGACATAGACGAAAACTACGCTCCAGCCTACGAGCTGAAAGGCTCTCTTCTCGTTGAGCAGGGCAAGATAGAAGAGGGAATAAAATTCCTCGACAAGGCCGTGGAGATAGATCCCTGGCTGGTTCAAGCGTACGCCTCTCTTGGGGAAGCCTACTACAACCTGGGTGATTATGAGAAGGCAATTCATTACTGGGAAAGAGAACTGGAATACAATCCGAACGACAAGATCACATACTTCATGATCACGGAAGCCTACTATGAAATGAACCGCAAAGACCTCGCTGTGAAAGCGCTGGAGCGCCTTTTAGAAATCGATCCAGATAATATACCTGCCCTGTACCAGCTTTCGCAGCTTTACAGAGAACTCGGCAACGAAGAAAAGGCACGGGAAATGGAAGAGAAGATCATGAACTGTAAACCCAAGTATCCCACAGAATTAGAACCATGGGCTCGCGTGATGCTGAAACACGGAAGATACAAAGAAGTTGCCGAAGAGCTTGAAAAGATCGTTGAATCCTCTCCGCTGAACACCCTGGCACGGCTGCTCCTCGTGGTTCCCTATGTGAAACTCGGTCAAATCGATAAGGCGAGAGAAATCCTCGATGATATTGGACAGAACAATTTCTGGTATTATTATGGAAAAAAAGAGGTACTGGACGAACTTCTCACGGAGGAGGAAAAACGGGCTTGTGGTATCTCCTGA
- a CDS encoding prepilin peptidase has translation MWYLLTFVIGTIIGSFLNVVIYRSTKEDLKLWDPPHSFCPNCKRKIEWYDNIPVVSYILLKGRCRHCGWRIPIRYPIVEISTGVLFLINRALIKDTLLFVSSCVIASALIAISLIDLETFLIPDYLNFTVLIFSFVVALRTSFLEHLISFLIVTTIFLVLKVMYRDGLGAGDVILAMGIGFLLPPVPSIFAILIASISGILYALIKGKGKMDIKTRIPFGPFLALGGYTLFLISYGMGWL, from the coding sequence TTGTGGTATCTCCTGACGTTCGTGATAGGCACCATAATTGGAAGTTTTTTGAACGTTGTCATATACAGATCTACGAAGGAGGATCTCAAGCTGTGGGATCCTCCTCATTCATTCTGTCCTAACTGTAAAAGGAAAATAGAGTGGTACGACAACATTCCCGTTGTCAGCTACATTCTGCTGAAAGGAAGATGCCGGCACTGTGGATGGAGAATCCCGATCAGATACCCCATCGTGGAGATCTCAACAGGGGTTTTGTTTCTGATAAATCGCGCCCTCATAAAAGATACCCTGCTGTTTGTATCTTCGTGCGTGATTGCCTCTGCCCTCATCGCGATATCACTCATAGACCTTGAAACGTTCCTGATTCCGGATTACCTGAACTTTACCGTTCTGATCTTTTCCTTTGTGGTGGCCTTGAGAACCTCCTTTCTGGAACATTTGATCTCTTTTCTCATTGTGACAACCATATTTTTGGTTTTGAAAGTAATGTACAGAGACGGTCTGGGAGCAGGAGACGTGATCCTTGCGATGGGAATAGGCTTCCTCCTCCCACCAGTTCCTTCCATTTTTGCCATCTTGATCGCTTCAATTTCTGGAATACTCTATGCACTGATCAAAGGAAAAGGTAAAATGGATATAAAAACGCGTATACCGTTCGGACCTTTCCTCGCCCTTGGAGGATACACTCTCTTTCTCATATCGTACGGAATGGGGTGGTTGTAG
- a CDS encoding class I SAM-dependent rRNA methyltransferase — protein sequence MAKVFLKSINRRISGGHLWIFYNEILKVEGEYENGSVVDVFRPDGSFFGKGYINDNSKIRVRILAWNNEVIDRNFIKNRIESALKRKKKLVKETTAFRVVHSEGDFLPGLIVDLFGDYLVFQITTLGMEKMKDWILDSLIEIFKPKGIYEKSEGTFREKEGLENRSGWIYGEGPELIEFEMNGFKFLADTRGQKTGFFLDQRENAKMVMDLAEEKVCLDAFSYTGNFAVHLLKGGAKHVTLVDYSERALEVARETLKLNGFDSSRYDLLPGNAFDILKSFDREGQKYDLVVLDPPSFAKSSSNLESAKRGYKEINLRAMRILKKPGVLVTSSCTQIVSEELFREILFDASFDTKTSLTVLRRGGQPPDHPVLMNVPETQYLKFYILQVDKR from the coding sequence TTGGCAAAAGTGTTTCTGAAGAGTATAAATCGAAGAATCTCAGGTGGTCACCTATGGATTTTCTACAACGAGATTCTAAAAGTTGAAGGGGAGTATGAAAACGGAAGCGTTGTGGATGTTTTCAGACCCGACGGTTCTTTTTTCGGAAAAGGATACATAAACGACAACTCGAAGATCAGGGTGAGAATCCTTGCCTGGAACAACGAAGTCATCGATCGAAATTTCATAAAGAACAGGATAGAGAGCGCTCTGAAGAGGAAGAAAAAACTCGTGAAAGAAACGACGGCCTTCAGAGTCGTGCACAGCGAGGGGGACTTTCTGCCAGGTCTCATAGTTGACCTTTTTGGGGATTATCTTGTCTTTCAAATAACGACTCTGGGAATGGAGAAGATGAAAGATTGGATCCTGGATAGTCTCATCGAGATATTCAAGCCGAAGGGAATATACGAGAAATCCGAGGGCACTTTCAGGGAGAAAGAAGGACTTGAAAATCGATCGGGATGGATCTATGGTGAAGGTCCTGAACTGATAGAGTTCGAGATGAACGGCTTCAAATTCCTTGCTGACACCAGAGGACAGAAAACGGGTTTCTTCTTGGACCAGAGGGAAAATGCCAAAATGGTGATGGATCTGGCCGAAGAGAAAGTCTGTCTGGACGCGTTTTCTTACACTGGAAACTTCGCGGTGCATCTCCTCAAAGGAGGAGCGAAACACGTTACCCTCGTTGACTATTCGGAGAGGGCTCTCGAGGTTGCCAGAGAGACCTTGAAACTGAACGGTTTTGACAGCAGCAGGTACGATCTACTTCCGGGAAACGCTTTCGATATCTTGAAAAGCTTCGACAGAGAAGGACAAAAGTACGATCTCGTGGTTCTTGATCCTCCATCTTTTGCGAAGAGTTCGAGCAATCTGGAAAGTGCAAAAAGAGGATACAAGGAGATAAACCTGAGAGCGATGAGGATATTGAAAAAACCAGGTGTTCTCGTGACCTCTTCCTGCACTCAGATAGTTTCTGAAGAGCTGTTCAGAGAAATCCTTTTTGATGCGTCCTTCGACACGAAAACGAGTTTGACCGTTTTGAGAAGGGGAGGGCAACCTCCTGATCACCCAGTTCTCATGAACGTTCCAGAAACGCAGTACCTGAAGTTTTATATCCTTCAGGTTGACAAGAGGTGA